Within the Erigeron canadensis isolate Cc75 chromosome 6, C_canadensis_v1, whole genome shotgun sequence genome, the region TTTAAAGGGGTTTTTGTGGGGTTTGAActatttgttggcgattcccttatgGTAGAGAgtaagcctctttacgccaattagCTATGATTGTTAGCAGATTAGGgttatgttatttatttcagTATATGTGCGAATGAAGAAAGAGGTCGATCCCCCTTTGTGAACTCTTTGGAGTCGTCTTTATAGGGGGATTGGGAGAGAAACTTATCAACCGCTTTTTTCGTGATTTGTAGGGATAGATTTAACTTCCCAAATTAGTTGGAACCGAtcgtccttattttagggaggaagagatttaggCAATCTCTTCTTTATTTAAGTATTATTTACAATCGGGCGCTTTTCACATGCAGGTTCTTTCGTAGTGCTGCGGGTTAGCACTTGTTTGTTTGTCAGGCCCTTCGTAGCGTAGTAGGGATACGCCATCAGAGTTCTATAAACGAAAATGATTAAGACAGTGTATGTTAATCTATTGTTATGacgatatataataataaacaaagaatgaatataaacaagattttttttttgaacttttgtgTTATGGGACGGCTAACCGTTACATCCATATGAGCAGACAGTCACTAATGACCGATCCATGAAGTCATGGACCACATGAGAGAAAAAAACCCACCAATTTTACTGCTAGAGAGGACACAACGTTAAATTGGAGGTAAAACCTCGCCTTCTCAGACTCGAACCCTGATCTCCCATGATCCAAACATCATTGCAGGACTTTGGAATACCGCTAGAATATTTAACCCATTCGCATAAACAAGATATATCTGACTggaaaaatcataataaaaattGCTCCATTGAAAGTAAACCATGTATTCCAAGTGGACATTTACATGTTTTtgaatatgattatggaacaaACAAAAGAATTTTAATACTCCATGAATGATTTAAAACTAGATTTGTATTCgtgcaatgcagcggcggtaaCGGTGACGGTAATGGtctggttattaatgtaaaagtaatttcattgcggCCGGAGATGTGATAAATTGTTGTGTGGTATATGAAAGGTGGGAGGAGGGGGGAGAATTCTGAGTtagagtttttgctatgtgtttttGTGTGAGGTTGAGATAGAGGTTGAATTTTATTTAAAGGCATTTTAGTTACAAactataaaatagaaaataaagttctattaagatggagggtaaatatgttatttcAGATTCTTAAATTTAAAGAAAGAGATGAtggaatttattttataaaggagaatagaaaaaaaaaagtataaaagtttttATATGTGGAAAAATTCCGCaagtaaaaaatagaaaaaaaaaaaagcatttgtaccaaaattaatttaaacacatcatcaccatcatcctGTTCACCAGATTCTCAGTTACATACAATCactttccttttccttttttttctctccctcTCTGCACaaaatcttcttttcttttttaaggtTTTCAATTTTCCCCCCAACTTTCAAAATTTGTCCATCAATTCCTCTCCCTCCGGCTATGGCAACCGGAATTCGGTTACCTCCGGAAGACCTCGATATTTCTCCGGCGGCGCGTGATCTGATCTCCGATGACGACCGTTCAATCGTCGCTGACTCTTGGTCAATCAAGAGCGACTACGGAAGTACTCTCGATGATGATCAACGTTATGCTGATGCTACCGAAGCTCTCACTGCTGCTATGTATCGTGCTGCTTCTGATTACAGGTGATTAGGTCAATTTTATTCTCAATCTGAGTTAATCTGtactatttaatatataaatatatacatgtacgtatatgtgtatatagtGATTATATATGCGATAATATATGTATCAGTTTTGTAAATGTGATGGTGAATTTAGATGAGCTTATTACCTGAGGTTGTTATTTTTATGAATATGATCaagtgtataagtcatgtactcatgttacaattttattttttttttttataaattgcGAATAACGTGTGCTGAGCTGATTAAGTCCTTTTGATTTATCGTAAGTAGCTTGATATAACCTTAACATATATAGGATTTTGTAAATTGACACATTCGGATACTGAAGCATAGTTATAATAACAGATAGTTAGTTGATAGGAATGAAGCTATTAGGCGGTAAATGCTTTCTGCCTTTCTTAATACGACTCAAGTGTGATTTTCCCTTTATAAGGTCCTGCCGAAGATATTTTGTGCTGCTGAAGGCTTTCAAAATGTATGGTAAAGTAAAACTTTGATTAGGACATGTGATGATTGAAGGTGAATATTGGGAGATATAAAAGTTGTGTGCCATTTGTTAAGATGAGGTCCATTTTTCGGTCTATATCTAGGATTCTGTATTGTTACTCACTTACTCCAAGAGCTAATATTAGTTTTCGGTATTTAAAGCTCTGACAAGGATGAACCTGATGCTGAATCGATTAGTTCGATGCTGGGGTTACAAAGTTACTGGGATGCAGCATATGCAGACGAATTGTCTAATTTTCGTGAACATGGGAATGCTGGTGAAGTTTGGTATGTTGTTCATGACTTACTAGTTTTATCTTCTATGTTTTCTGGCTTGAATACAGTTTAATGCTTTCTTTAGGGAGATGTTGTCTTGCAGAACTACTGTTTTTCCTCGTTTTGGTCTCGGATGATATTATCTCCGTTTAGTCTTTTGAAAAAAGAATTATATCTATTTGCAGGTTTGGTGCAGATGTCATGGAAATGGTTGCTTCCTGGACAAAAGGATTATGCATGGATATTTCTCAAAGACATGGGCAAAGTCACCATGATGATGACGAGTCTGAGCACGTCAGACAAGAGGAGAAAGATTTAGCAGCTTGGAGCGTACTTGATGTTGGGACTGGAAATGGTCTGCTTCTTCAAGAGCTTGCTAAGCAGGGGTATATTTAATATTCGTTCATGCTTTTACTCTAATGATAATAGACAGTTCTTTGTTGTATCTTCATGGCCTCTGTCTTTAGCtctttttcaaatatattgaaGGAAGAGTAGCATCTGACTCTAAAGTTTGCTTACTCAACACTTTTACTTTTCCCCAACATCTTAGTTTGCATAAATGTACAAAATATACTGTAAATTAGATGAAcatattacattacatttacACCAACATGATCAGGtttgacaaaacaaattagGATAGGGATGCTGTATTCTTTTATGTATATTGGCTATCGATCTTATTATGGATACTCTCACAGAACATGATTCATTGACTAACAAGTGATTTGATAATGTTTTGTAGCAATTTGAACGGAATATAAACTATAGATACACACATTAGCTATGTTTGATCTGATGTAGTCTTAAAACGAGTACACCTCATCTCCATCTACCTGcaattatttttgtgtttatcatACGTTTTGTCAATTCAGGCTCTCTTCCCTTTGGTTAATTTCTTCAATCTTCCTTCATAAATATTGATATATcttataatttgtttttctaTAGAGTTAACTTTTTATGTTATCGGTTATAGGTTCTCTGATCTCACTGGAACTGATTATAGTGAAGGAGCAATTAACCTTGCTCGAAGTGTTGCTAATCGTGATGGATTCACTAGTCTTAAACTATTGGTACGATCACACTCATATCAAACTGTTGAATGACCTTgacaatgttttttttaaaatctagtTGTCTATAGCAAAAGCATATTTCACTGCCTTTTTGGCTTTACAGGTCGATGATGTTCTTGAAACAAAATTGAACAAAAAGTTCCAGCTGGTTATGGACAAGGGAACTTTTGATGCTATTGGTCTGCATCCAGATGGACACATTAAAAAGTTAGTGATCATGCTATCGAATAATTGTAATCATTAATTATACTGAACATTGAAATCGACACTTATAGATACCTTGCAAGATAACTATTTCATGCTTGTTTCTCTATCAGTTAATGAGAATTacaatttgtttttgtttaacttACAGGATGATGTATTGGGAATCTATGTCGAGACTAGTAGCTCCTGGTGGCCTACTGGTGAGATCTTCTCCCCCTTTTGTTAGTGTCCATGGTTAGATAGTTATGCTCTAGGGTTGCATGATATTTTTGTGGTTATGATTACAACTGAGTGGTGTAGTATATATTGGTTGTGATGAAATTTAATTGGTATAGGTGATAACATCATGCAATAACACTAGAGAAGAACTGGTGCAAGAAGCGGAGAACTTCAATCAAAGAGTGGAGAATAAGGCATGCAAACCCTGTTACTTAGATCATCTTCGCTTATATCCAACATTTATGTTTGGTGGATCAGTTGGGTCTCGTGTTGTCACTGTCGCATTTCTGTTTGGTAGATGGGTCTGAGGATGTATGTGTTGCGTTTGGTAGAGGTTTTGCTGACTCGATTGGAGATGAACCTTAAGGTTGTATGGTTTTTTAGGGTAAGTTTAATCGTGGAACAGCAAAAAAAGAAGTTTAACATGTACAACCGATAATGTATGGAATGCAAGTCTTGTTCTTGGTCGATTGGCTTTGTGATATGCGTGACGTATATTGTTACTGAAGTCTGAACTCACTCGGTATTCCATTGCTATGAAAttgtttgaagttttgaaaaaacCATATACAGGCCCAACTGTCCACACCCGCAGCTATAACCTTGTAAATGTTTATGCATGGATCGTAAGCAAAACCATACCAATATTTGAAAGGAATTGGTGGTACAGGTACCTTTTTGAGCTCTGCAGTCCAAGGATTAGTCACTACGCATTCCGCAAACCAGACCATTAGAAGAACCAACAATTTTATACACCCAGAGGTAAGAAAAGCTGTCTTCAGGTATATACGTAATAGCGACCCTTCtatgtaaataactaaatatgtAACTTTAGAAGATCATCATTATAACGAGAATGGTTCAACAGAAGCTTAACAAAAGAATGTCTGGAAATCAGAGAGTACCATAATTTACACACCCTTTTGCATTGTATCAAACCTTTCACCTCCACTCGTATGAGTATCTGCTCCAAGCCTCCAACACATTAAACCCAATCCCTGCGATCGCCATCTCTCTATATCCGTAAACAGATGGACATGAGGACATCcaattgttttatataatagttttaatttataGGGCCCCCACCCAAAGCAAACAGAAGACAATAAGCCCGTCATCATAGGCCCAAACACTCCCTTTAATTAattcctcttttttttcttcattttaccAAATATCTTATGAGTTAATTATATTATGGTAGATGTGGCTGTTACATGTGGCTGGTCACTGGTGCATATTGTTTAGTATATAATTACCCATAACCTTGACAGAAGCGGGAAGAGTCGTGTGTTTTTGATGCGTGTTTATATTCATGTGCACTTTTGGAATCGGGTACACCAACGTAAACGTATAGCAACGGAGATATAATGGATCGGCCATGTAACATTAATGCATAGATTTTGTATTTGAAAACTAATCATCTCTGATTAATACATTTCCCTACACGATAGTCTCGATCAGCACTCTGGTTTCTATGCATGAAGCttaaataagttatataaatcGTTGGAGAAATAGTAAATAAGGTGTACCACAATATAGCTAATTTTGTAATGCTTATGTTGGATTTggaataaatatagaatagtTCGTCCGTCAAACCAACAATTTTCTTCTCaaaatttctttttcctttgcaattatatatgtatttattggTCCAAGATTAGGATTCATGTTTGTATGTTCGTTCATGCTCAATATCTTTTGGTTTATATACCAGCAGGGGATGGTTTGGAGATTTTTGACATGACAATAATCAGGGACGAGATAAAAAGGTCAAGCGGGAGACCTCTCGTATGCCTcggtttgaatttcaaaataCAATTATTCTTAATTACTCTCAGATAATATGTTATTTGTCTGTTTTGTTATGACAAACTTTGGTACTAATGATTTGGATACAATATGTGGTTTAATGGATGTTTTGTGATCTGGTTATTTGAATTGTGCCATTATTATTGTTgcattattaaataaaacccaCAATATGTGGTAAGGTGTCTTGAAGTTTAAACTGTATTGGGGTAAACATATTAGTATTGTCTCAGGAAACGGCCATGGCATAACTATGGCGCTATTCAAATATCCAGAAGATAAACTATTGCAACAATtcagatattatatataactaaaatagtACAGTAATAATTTGTATCAAACAAAATGGTACCAAAGctcaataacaaaataaataagcaATAAATAATCTGACATACATATTCCCAGTTATTATAAAGTAAACAAATTATGAATTTCAAGCTAAATCATGTGAGAACTCTCCCTGTGGTCTCAATCTGGACTCTTTCTTATGTCTCGCTCTGCTTATCATCATTTGTTCAACAATCTGTTAACCATCATGCTGCATGGATATAAATCAGAAGACATTAAGCACCAAAGGACATACAACACATGGATTCTAATCTAATCTTGAAACATAAAATATCAGCAGTTCATCACGAAGGCAAACTTGGTACCATACTTCATTGTGCACGAGACTATATGACGATATTCTACACTGTTCTTATTTAGAATTACTTTATTATAAGTTGCAGTCGAATTTTAGAAACTATTAGCTAAGATAGTAATTGAAGCTATCGTGAAAAAAACTTTGGTCAATCAAACTATTTGAGAACAATCTGGTCCATTTAAGAACAGTTTTTAGTCGAATAATTGCTAGGTGAGTTCATAATCAAATTATCGAGGCTTGTGGATAAAATCGAGGGGTCAAATACAAGTTTATAGGAAATTTGTTCTTAAATTCACTAACGTTAGGAAGAAATTTTTTGTCCAATAGGTATATGTACTCATATAGCACAAGTATTCAGATAACTTTATAAAGTTACTAGCACATACAGCATAATTAGAATAATTCCGCCTCATTCTCTTCCCTTTGTATATACTCGTAGTATAGGAAACATGGAAGAAATCTGGGTAAACATACCGCTAACAACGTGTTTTACCCCTTGTCTTGTAATGCTGTGTCCGAGTTGGTCTCACTTTATTCTTTGTCAGTTGCCTCGGGCATGGGGAGATACAAGGCTCTGCACATATATAGGGGCACCAATGCAGTCCCAAGCTGAGGAAGAACATATACCATGGCAACCATTATCCATTGGAGTGAACTCCCCCAGAGTTCTCATGTAGTGTACGACATTCTTAATCTCATAATCACATGGAATCAGTTCCCAAGACCGCTGTTTGTTGTACAACCATTTGTTAGAGGAATATGATTTATAATTGTATATGCATAAACATCCTTGGACGACCCCGAGTCTGTGGTCATCATTACATTCAAATTCATCTAATTCTGGTTGAGGGATTTCTCTAAATTCCTCTGTAGATAAATCAAAAGAGAGAATCACTTTACGAtcctgatgtgtgaaatctagctttaaatttataaacacgattcaCTGAAAATACtgattactacacactcacaggcagtgcaCCTGATCGCATGAAGTATAGtgaaaactggtaagccgagatcgttcgcaaggacttaaataagcaattgtaaacattaaatgattcaagtaaaagatgggggttttgtggccgagttgccacgttgcaagtagttagtttgaaaagttagtaatcccaaaggattaatcgaaagagaagtttgttgttgaaaacaataatttaaaagtcacccatcttgatttcgctcaacagaatgttaggattgcacatttgatgaagatcaaattcaatttagtgattaaatgaccgaaactcaaattaatcgccaaccccgtacccgtcaagttaacaacttattcgactctcttgtataaactagtttcattattaagaccggtaccccgagacgcctttttataacttccctagttaaacaatggttctggtcatttcagataacaattttgtctattgattgtacccaaccgtcaacccgttaattcttatcaaatactgattaccctctaccgtacccgtcatagaaccaattgcttctaattaagcaatcaaaataacttatacccaaatcctagtcgtcactaagcaatgaatataaattatccgcaatcactAAGTGAAttacaaagaattaatagattaagttcacgacaaaatgttaaatcaaatcacttgaattaataaatattgtgcaatccctacataatgtctcactccatcaag harbors:
- the LOC122603427 gene encoding EEF1A lysine methyltransferase 2-like, with the translated sequence MATGIRLPPEDLDISPAARDLISDDDRSIVADSWSIKSDYGSTLDDDQRYADATEALTAAMYRAASDYSSDKDEPDAESISSMLGLQSYWDAAYADELSNFREHGNAGEVWFGADVMEMVASWTKGLCMDISQRHGQSHHDDDESEHVRQEEKDLAAWSVLDVGTGNGLLLQELAKQGFSDLTGTDYSEGAINLARSVANRDGFTSLKLLVDDVLETKLNKKFQLVMDKGTFDAIGLHPDGHIKKMMYWESMSRLVAPGGLLVITSCNNTREELVQEAENFNQRVENKACKPCYLDHLRLYPTFMFGGSVGSRVVTVAFLFGRWV